The following proteins are co-located in the Hydractinia symbiolongicarpus strain clone_291-10 chromosome 7, HSymV2.1, whole genome shotgun sequence genome:
- the LOC130648884 gene encoding chromosome transmission fidelity protein 18 homolog isoform X2, with protein sequence MEDFDPADFIQEEDYDAYEDKYADDFDMMAEIEEETNNNGAKSLSVKRCRDDEVDSDEEVLQYNDDELNDLPKKKFKPKKLKLGDSPKKINSTKDDISDLLANLKSDINELPVNDAQLNITRKRVFRRPVLGEDSLNVTSTEGDRVFLKLHPDDDGKPIEQNKWQAHASRNNLNLLSVPFDQLKAEVIEKRHLRSMQRLESSSANIERNAEKCEFKAEELWVEKYTPKKYTELLSDDGTNRHLLRWLKLWDDVVFKKGTKTSKRQKKVAEKKEQQQTNVKDGKPTFQKYDFEDDLVLDNKGRPKRKIALLCGNPGLGKTTLAHVISHHAGYNVVEMNASDDRSPEVFLNKIESTTQMKATIGASKRPNCLVIDEIDGAPIQAINILLDIVKATEMAGGKNKKKRKKREFILNRPIICICNDQYVPALRQLRQVAFTLRFPPTLASRLTNRLLMISQLESLRIDMTTLLLLSEKAENDIRSCLNTLQFIQQRVKEFKPDDLKTMEIGQKDMKKGLRMILTEVFQLPRTKKKLSGINANPKTSAGARFYYMLHLVSGNTEFEKMMQGLFDQYLNSRTKDPYMESIIMGADWLEFSDLVQEKVQRQQSFVLHRYSAFLPVAFHMYFARATAPKIQYSNVAYENYLTESHNLQTLQLMKNGTAPHLRRNLLKNVTLLDIIPYLFLITLPNLRPVNTKLYSESEKQMFASLVDVMIACNLTYRQERNPEGQYTYLLEPNIEELTTFTGLPQHRHLPYGTKQLIAREVDLEKMRRAEKVMKASEELNIVPVGKTNKRADVVSRQKLEPKKIKGTDDHQNLDFFGRVVQVKETQETTLKKDGKKKSILNKDIRFRFNEGYTNAVRRTVKIHEFL encoded by the exons ATGGAAGATTTCGATCCTGCCGATTTCATACAAGAGGAGGATTATGATGCATATGAAGATAAATATGCAGATGATTTTGATATGATGGCAGAAATAGAAGAAG AGACAAATAACAATGGAGCAAAAAGTTTATCAGTAAAACGTTGTCGTGATGATGAAGTTGATTCAGATGAGGAGGTTTTGCAATACAATGATGATGAGCTCAATGATCTTCCAAAAAAAA AGTTTAAAccaaagaaattaaaacttgGCGACTCACCAAAGAAAATCAATTCAACAAAAGATGACATATCAGATCTGCTGGCGAATCTGAAGTCAGACATCAATGAGCTTCCTGTCAATGATGCTCAGCTAAACATAACTCGTAAGCGTGTATTTCGAAGACCTGTTCTCGGAGAAGATTCTTTAAACGTGACAAGTACTGAAGGTGatagagtttttttaaaactacatccGGATGACGATGGTAAGCCGATTGAG CAAAACAAGTGGCAAGCACATGCTTCTAGAAATAACCTAAATCTGTTATCTGTTCCCTTTGACCAACTAAAAGCAGAGGTGATTGAAAAG CGACATTTAAGATCAATGCAAAGGTTGGAATCTTCATCTGCTAACATTGAAAG AAATgcagaaaaatgtgagtttaaagCCGAAGAACTTTGGGTGGAAAAATATACACCAAAAAAATACACAGAACTACTCAGTGATGAT GGAACAAACCGTCATCTTTTAAGATGGTTAAAACTCTGGGATGATGTTGTGtttaaaaaaggaacaaaaacaaGCAAGAGGCAAAAGAAGGTGGCAGagaaaaaagaacaacaacaaacaaatgtGAAAGATGGTAAACCTACGTTCCAAAAATATGATTTCGAGGACGATTTG GTTCTTGACAACAAGGGAAGACCGAAACGAAAG ATTGCTCTGTTATGTGGAAACCCTGGGCTTGGTAAGACAACATTAGCCCATGTAATCTCGCATCATGCCGGCTATAATGTTGTGGAAATGAACGCAAg TGATGATCGTTCTCCTGAggtgtttttaaacaaaattgaaTCCACTACACAGATGAAGGCTACCATTGGTGCATCAAAAAGGCCAAATTGTCTTGTTATCGATGAAATCGATGGAGCTCCCATA CAAGCGATAAACATCCTCCTAGATATTGTAAAAGCAACTGAAATGG cTGGTGGTAAGaacaagaagaaaagaaagaagagaGAATTCATTTTAAATCGACCTATTATTTGTATATGTAACGATCA ataTGTACCAGCTTTACGTCAGTTGCGCCAGGTCGCATTTACTTTACGTTTTCCTCCGACGCTTGCAAGTCGGCTAACAAATAGGTTGCTAATG ATATCACAACTGGAAAGTTTGCGCATCGACATGACCACGTTACTTTTGTTATCTGAAAAAGCTGAGAACGACATTAGATCGTGTTTAAATACACTTCAG TTTATCCAGCAAAGAGTTAAAGAATTTAAACCGGACGATTTGAAAACAATGGAAATTGGACAAAAAGATATGAAAAAAGGTCTGCGGATGATTCTCACAGAAGTATTTCAATTACCACGCACCAAAAAAAAACTATCCGGGATAAACGCGAACCCGAAAACCAGTGCTGGTGCACGATTTTATTACATGCTTCATCTTGTGTCCGGAAACACTGAGTTCGAGAAAATGATGCAAG GTTTATTCGATCAGTATTTAAACTCGAGGACAAAAGATCCCTACATGGAGTCCATCATTATGGGTGCAGATTGGTTGGAATTTTCTGATCTTGTTCAAGAAAAAGTTCAACGCCAACAGAGTTTTGTGTTGCACAGATACTCAGCATTTTTACCTGTTGCTTTTCATATGTATTTTGCAAGAGCTACAGCGCCGAAGATACAATATTCGAATGTGGCGTATGAG AACTATTTAACAGAAAGTCACAACTTGCAAACCTTACAACTCATGAAGAACGGAACAGCACCCCACTTAAGAAGGAACCTTTTAAAGAACGTGACATTGTTGGATATCATACCGTATCTGTTTTTAATCACATTACCAAACCTTCGACCA GTGAACACGAAATTGTACAGTGAAAGCGAGAAGCAAATGTTTGCTAGTTTGGTTGATGTTATGATCGCATGTAATCTGACCTATCGCCAAGAAAGAAATCCAGAGGGACAGTATACGTACTTACTTGAACC AAACATAGAAGAACTGACCACGTTTACCGGCTTGCCGCAGCACCGTCACTTACCGTACGGCACAAAACAACTAATAGCTCGTGAAGTGGACTTGGAGAAAATGAGGAGGGCTGAGAAAGTTATGAAAGCGTCAGAAGAATTGAATAT TGTGCCGGTTGGTAAAACGAATAAGCGTGCAGATGTTGTGAGCCGGCAAAAA
- the LOC130648884 gene encoding chromosome transmission fidelity protein 18 homolog isoform X1 codes for MEDFDPADFIQEEDYDAYEDKYADDFDMMAEIEEDMVDFNVQKVDKKARNNADLDKGLLHLETNNNGAKSLSVKRCRDDEVDSDEEVLQYNDDELNDLPKKKFKPKKLKLGDSPKKINSTKDDISDLLANLKSDINELPVNDAQLNITRKRVFRRPVLGEDSLNVTSTEGDRVFLKLHPDDDGKPIEQNKWQAHASRNNLNLLSVPFDQLKAEVIEKRHLRSMQRLESSSANIERNAEKCEFKAEELWVEKYTPKKYTELLSDDGTNRHLLRWLKLWDDVVFKKGTKTSKRQKKVAEKKEQQQTNVKDGKPTFQKYDFEDDLVLDNKGRPKRKIALLCGNPGLGKTTLAHVISHHAGYNVVEMNASDDRSPEVFLNKIESTTQMKATIGASKRPNCLVIDEIDGAPIQAINILLDIVKATEMAGGKNKKKRKKREFILNRPIICICNDQYVPALRQLRQVAFTLRFPPTLASRLTNRLLMISQLESLRIDMTTLLLLSEKAENDIRSCLNTLQFIQQRVKEFKPDDLKTMEIGQKDMKKGLRMILTEVFQLPRTKKKLSGINANPKTSAGARFYYMLHLVSGNTEFEKMMQGLFDQYLNSRTKDPYMESIIMGADWLEFSDLVQEKVQRQQSFVLHRYSAFLPVAFHMYFARATAPKIQYSNVAYENYLTESHNLQTLQLMKNGTAPHLRRNLLKNVTLLDIIPYLFLITLPNLRPVNTKLYSESEKQMFASLVDVMIACNLTYRQERNPEGQYTYLLEPNIEELTTFTGLPQHRHLPYGTKQLIAREVDLEKMRRAEKVMKASEELNIVPVGKTNKRADVVSRQKLEPKKIKGTDDHQNLDFFGRVVQVKETQETTLKKDGKKKSILNKDIRFRFNEGYTNAVRRTVKIHEFL; via the exons ATGGAAGATTTCGATCCTGCCGATTTCATACAAGAGGAGGATTATGATGCATATGAAGATAAATATGCAGATGATTTTGATATGATGGCAGAAATAGAAGAAG ACATGGTTGATTTTAATGTACAGAAAGTTGACAAAAAAGCACGAAATAATGCAGACTTAGATAAAGGTCTTCTTCACCTAGAGACAAATAACAATGGAGCAAAAAGTTTATCAGTAAAACGTTGTCGTGATGATGAAGTTGATTCAGATGAGGAGGTTTTGCAATACAATGATGATGAGCTCAATGATCTTCCAAAAAAAA AGTTTAAAccaaagaaattaaaacttgGCGACTCACCAAAGAAAATCAATTCAACAAAAGATGACATATCAGATCTGCTGGCGAATCTGAAGTCAGACATCAATGAGCTTCCTGTCAATGATGCTCAGCTAAACATAACTCGTAAGCGTGTATTTCGAAGACCTGTTCTCGGAGAAGATTCTTTAAACGTGACAAGTACTGAAGGTGatagagtttttttaaaactacatccGGATGACGATGGTAAGCCGATTGAG CAAAACAAGTGGCAAGCACATGCTTCTAGAAATAACCTAAATCTGTTATCTGTTCCCTTTGACCAACTAAAAGCAGAGGTGATTGAAAAG CGACATTTAAGATCAATGCAAAGGTTGGAATCTTCATCTGCTAACATTGAAAG AAATgcagaaaaatgtgagtttaaagCCGAAGAACTTTGGGTGGAAAAATATACACCAAAAAAATACACAGAACTACTCAGTGATGAT GGAACAAACCGTCATCTTTTAAGATGGTTAAAACTCTGGGATGATGTTGTGtttaaaaaaggaacaaaaacaaGCAAGAGGCAAAAGAAGGTGGCAGagaaaaaagaacaacaacaaacaaatgtGAAAGATGGTAAACCTACGTTCCAAAAATATGATTTCGAGGACGATTTG GTTCTTGACAACAAGGGAAGACCGAAACGAAAG ATTGCTCTGTTATGTGGAAACCCTGGGCTTGGTAAGACAACATTAGCCCATGTAATCTCGCATCATGCCGGCTATAATGTTGTGGAAATGAACGCAAg TGATGATCGTTCTCCTGAggtgtttttaaacaaaattgaaTCCACTACACAGATGAAGGCTACCATTGGTGCATCAAAAAGGCCAAATTGTCTTGTTATCGATGAAATCGATGGAGCTCCCATA CAAGCGATAAACATCCTCCTAGATATTGTAAAAGCAACTGAAATGG cTGGTGGTAAGaacaagaagaaaagaaagaagagaGAATTCATTTTAAATCGACCTATTATTTGTATATGTAACGATCA ataTGTACCAGCTTTACGTCAGTTGCGCCAGGTCGCATTTACTTTACGTTTTCCTCCGACGCTTGCAAGTCGGCTAACAAATAGGTTGCTAATG ATATCACAACTGGAAAGTTTGCGCATCGACATGACCACGTTACTTTTGTTATCTGAAAAAGCTGAGAACGACATTAGATCGTGTTTAAATACACTTCAG TTTATCCAGCAAAGAGTTAAAGAATTTAAACCGGACGATTTGAAAACAATGGAAATTGGACAAAAAGATATGAAAAAAGGTCTGCGGATGATTCTCACAGAAGTATTTCAATTACCACGCACCAAAAAAAAACTATCCGGGATAAACGCGAACCCGAAAACCAGTGCTGGTGCACGATTTTATTACATGCTTCATCTTGTGTCCGGAAACACTGAGTTCGAGAAAATGATGCAAG GTTTATTCGATCAGTATTTAAACTCGAGGACAAAAGATCCCTACATGGAGTCCATCATTATGGGTGCAGATTGGTTGGAATTTTCTGATCTTGTTCAAGAAAAAGTTCAACGCCAACAGAGTTTTGTGTTGCACAGATACTCAGCATTTTTACCTGTTGCTTTTCATATGTATTTTGCAAGAGCTACAGCGCCGAAGATACAATATTCGAATGTGGCGTATGAG AACTATTTAACAGAAAGTCACAACTTGCAAACCTTACAACTCATGAAGAACGGAACAGCACCCCACTTAAGAAGGAACCTTTTAAAGAACGTGACATTGTTGGATATCATACCGTATCTGTTTTTAATCACATTACCAAACCTTCGACCA GTGAACACGAAATTGTACAGTGAAAGCGAGAAGCAAATGTTTGCTAGTTTGGTTGATGTTATGATCGCATGTAATCTGACCTATCGCCAAGAAAGAAATCCAGAGGGACAGTATACGTACTTACTTGAACC AAACATAGAAGAACTGACCACGTTTACCGGCTTGCCGCAGCACCGTCACTTACCGTACGGCACAAAACAACTAATAGCTCGTGAAGTGGACTTGGAGAAAATGAGGAGGGCTGAGAAAGTTATGAAAGCGTCAGAAGAATTGAATAT TGTGCCGGTTGGTAAAACGAATAAGCGTGCAGATGTTGTGAGCCGGCAAAAA
- the LOC130648884 gene encoding chromosome transmission fidelity protein 18 homolog isoform X3 — protein sequence MEDFDPADFIQEEDYDAYEDKYADDFDMMAEIEEDMVDFNVQKVDKKARNNADLDKGLLHLETNNNGAKSLSVKRCRDDEVDSDEEVLQYNDDELNDLPKKKFKPKKLKLGDSPKKINSTKDDISDLLANLKSDINELPVNDAQLNITRKRVFRRPVLGEDSLNVTSTEGDRVFLKLHPDDDGKPIEQNKWQAHASRNNLNLLSVPFDQLKAEVIEKRHLRSMQRLESSSANIERNAEKCEFKAEELWVEKYTPKKYTELLSDDGTNRHLLRWLKLWDDVVFKKGTKTSKRQKKVAEKKEQQQTNVKDGKPTFQKYDFEDDLVLDNKGRPKRKIALLCGNPGLGKTTLAHVISHHAGYNVVEMNASDDRSPEVFLNKIESTTQMKATIGASKRPNCLVIDEIDGAPIQAINILLDIVKATEMAGGKNKKKRKKREFILNRPIICICNDQYVPALRQLRQVAFTLRFPPTLASRLTNRLLMISQLESLRIDMTTLLLLSEKAENDIRSCLNTLQFIQQRVKEFKPDDLKTMEIGQKDMKKGLRMILTEVFQLPRTKKKLSGINANPKTSAGARFYYMLHLVSGNTEFEKMMQGLFDQYLNSRTKDPYMESIIMGADWLEFSDLVQEKVQRQQSFVLHRYSAFLPVAFHMYFARATAPKIQYSNVAYENYLTESHNLQTLQLMKNGTAPHLRRNLLKNVTLLDIIPYLFLITLPNLRPVNTKLYSESEKQMFASLVDVMIACNLTYRQERNPEGQYTYLLEPNIEELTTFTGLPQHRHLPYGTKQLIAREVDLEKMRRAEKVMKASEELNIVPVGKTNKRADVVSRQKLEPKKIKGTDDHQNLDFFGRVVQVKETQGKVVLAHE from the exons ATGGAAGATTTCGATCCTGCCGATTTCATACAAGAGGAGGATTATGATGCATATGAAGATAAATATGCAGATGATTTTGATATGATGGCAGAAATAGAAGAAG ACATGGTTGATTTTAATGTACAGAAAGTTGACAAAAAAGCACGAAATAATGCAGACTTAGATAAAGGTCTTCTTCACCTAGAGACAAATAACAATGGAGCAAAAAGTTTATCAGTAAAACGTTGTCGTGATGATGAAGTTGATTCAGATGAGGAGGTTTTGCAATACAATGATGATGAGCTCAATGATCTTCCAAAAAAAA AGTTTAAAccaaagaaattaaaacttgGCGACTCACCAAAGAAAATCAATTCAACAAAAGATGACATATCAGATCTGCTGGCGAATCTGAAGTCAGACATCAATGAGCTTCCTGTCAATGATGCTCAGCTAAACATAACTCGTAAGCGTGTATTTCGAAGACCTGTTCTCGGAGAAGATTCTTTAAACGTGACAAGTACTGAAGGTGatagagtttttttaaaactacatccGGATGACGATGGTAAGCCGATTGAG CAAAACAAGTGGCAAGCACATGCTTCTAGAAATAACCTAAATCTGTTATCTGTTCCCTTTGACCAACTAAAAGCAGAGGTGATTGAAAAG CGACATTTAAGATCAATGCAAAGGTTGGAATCTTCATCTGCTAACATTGAAAG AAATgcagaaaaatgtgagtttaaagCCGAAGAACTTTGGGTGGAAAAATATACACCAAAAAAATACACAGAACTACTCAGTGATGAT GGAACAAACCGTCATCTTTTAAGATGGTTAAAACTCTGGGATGATGTTGTGtttaaaaaaggaacaaaaacaaGCAAGAGGCAAAAGAAGGTGGCAGagaaaaaagaacaacaacaaacaaatgtGAAAGATGGTAAACCTACGTTCCAAAAATATGATTTCGAGGACGATTTG GTTCTTGACAACAAGGGAAGACCGAAACGAAAG ATTGCTCTGTTATGTGGAAACCCTGGGCTTGGTAAGACAACATTAGCCCATGTAATCTCGCATCATGCCGGCTATAATGTTGTGGAAATGAACGCAAg TGATGATCGTTCTCCTGAggtgtttttaaacaaaattgaaTCCACTACACAGATGAAGGCTACCATTGGTGCATCAAAAAGGCCAAATTGTCTTGTTATCGATGAAATCGATGGAGCTCCCATA CAAGCGATAAACATCCTCCTAGATATTGTAAAAGCAACTGAAATGG cTGGTGGTAAGaacaagaagaaaagaaagaagagaGAATTCATTTTAAATCGACCTATTATTTGTATATGTAACGATCA ataTGTACCAGCTTTACGTCAGTTGCGCCAGGTCGCATTTACTTTACGTTTTCCTCCGACGCTTGCAAGTCGGCTAACAAATAGGTTGCTAATG ATATCACAACTGGAAAGTTTGCGCATCGACATGACCACGTTACTTTTGTTATCTGAAAAAGCTGAGAACGACATTAGATCGTGTTTAAATACACTTCAG TTTATCCAGCAAAGAGTTAAAGAATTTAAACCGGACGATTTGAAAACAATGGAAATTGGACAAAAAGATATGAAAAAAGGTCTGCGGATGATTCTCACAGAAGTATTTCAATTACCACGCACCAAAAAAAAACTATCCGGGATAAACGCGAACCCGAAAACCAGTGCTGGTGCACGATTTTATTACATGCTTCATCTTGTGTCCGGAAACACTGAGTTCGAGAAAATGATGCAAG GTTTATTCGATCAGTATTTAAACTCGAGGACAAAAGATCCCTACATGGAGTCCATCATTATGGGTGCAGATTGGTTGGAATTTTCTGATCTTGTTCAAGAAAAAGTTCAACGCCAACAGAGTTTTGTGTTGCACAGATACTCAGCATTTTTACCTGTTGCTTTTCATATGTATTTTGCAAGAGCTACAGCGCCGAAGATACAATATTCGAATGTGGCGTATGAG AACTATTTAACAGAAAGTCACAACTTGCAAACCTTACAACTCATGAAGAACGGAACAGCACCCCACTTAAGAAGGAACCTTTTAAAGAACGTGACATTGTTGGATATCATACCGTATCTGTTTTTAATCACATTACCAAACCTTCGACCA GTGAACACGAAATTGTACAGTGAAAGCGAGAAGCAAATGTTTGCTAGTTTGGTTGATGTTATGATCGCATGTAATCTGACCTATCGCCAAGAAAGAAATCCAGAGGGACAGTATACGTACTTACTTGAACC AAACATAGAAGAACTGACCACGTTTACCGGCTTGCCGCAGCACCGTCACTTACCGTACGGCACAAAACAACTAATAGCTCGTGAAGTGGACTTGGAGAAAATGAGGAGGGCTGAGAAAGTTATGAAAGCGTCAGAAGAATTGAATAT TGTGCCGGTTGGTAAAACGAATAAGCGTGCAGATGTTGTGAGCCGGCAAAAA